From one Coffea eugenioides isolate CCC68of chromosome 11, Ceug_1.0, whole genome shotgun sequence genomic stretch:
- the LOC113753178 gene encoding WPP domain-interacting tail-anchored protein 1 isoform X1, giving the protein MLLLNLVISKMDSEVLNTASVSEEVHAGELEVESNYIDSLEVMSSSGDIMRELENVGELLTKVELDLACFSEKLLNLDILVMHVGARESDFEAFVSEKESTIGDSAKKALEFDLLSGILESEVKDLDNFIVTLRVEIDNAREMTISSKHYGEAFEYMQEKLTDCVKSFDQSLEQVSEMRVQSNNFQRTLLTCSEGDKDIDSVGNGYSSDLNSKIKMQTAEQQRHILRMFEKSLARELDLEKKLTDLRQSEEILKLKLQQDIFYMEEENEVAWEKLFEAENSAEVLLWTSKDFTSQLQIVKFNLNVSVQREAGLRSQCQELSKQLTMNNVALRKSEGMNAELVAKLTSTEKQVKESELQLFNLKGSAEKQRESLSKIHELEELVCHLKEKVSEAEKRADGAEAESKLLRHTNMELKKDSNSSTLETVNLLERQLRETDVQLQHAVASAEASQEKQSMLYSTIKDMEDLIEDLKSKVSKAESRTESAEEKCIILSETNSDLNDEIKFLRNRMECLDASLHQAEETKRATAKDIGIRTKLITDLIMKLALERERLHKQISLLTKEKKFLLKRLQHMSKGHSISARKDIEDGNKSFPVSRNDLSSGTSLKETNSDATGPSNTSHELDNANKDEPMGTAGVRVAKETSELDSVRNIDTSQLKSKYVLVAVFVLVIATLIAALFQHHSDCL; this is encoded by the exons ATGCTG CTATTGAATCTGGTTATTAGTAAAATGGATTCGGAGGTCCTCAACACTGCATCTGTTTCTGAAGAAGTTCATGCTGGTGAATTGGAGGTGGAATCAAATTATATAGATTCTCTTGAAGTTATGTCCTCCAGTGGAGACATTATGCGAGAACTGGAGAACGTTGGGGAACTTTTGACAAAGGTTGAGTTGGATTTAGCATGTTTCTCTGAGAAACTCCTAAATTTGGATATACTTGTAATGCACGTGGGAGCAAGGGAAAGTGATTTTGAAGCTTTTGTTTCGGAGAAGGAGAGCACAATTGGTGATTCTGCCAAGAAGGCCCTTGAATTTGATCTTTTATCTGGAATTTTGGAGTCAGAGGTGAAAGACCTAGATAATTTTATAGTAACTCTCCGAGTGGAAATTGATAATGCTCGCGAAATGACTATTTCATCAAAGCATTATGGGGAAGCTTTCGAGTACATGCAAGAAAAGTTAACGGACTGTGTAAAATCTTTTGACCAGTCATTGGAGCAGGTTTCAGAAATGAGGGTGCAATCCAACAACTTCCAAAGGACATTGTTAACTTGTTCTGAAG GTGACAAGGACATCGACTCTGTCGGAAATGGTTATTCTTCAGATTTGAACTCAAAGATAAAGATGCAGACTGCTGAACAGCAGAGGCATATCTTGAGAATGTTTGAAAAGTCTTTGGCAAGGGAACTGGATCTTGAGAAGAAGCTAACTGACTTGAGACAAAGTGAGGAAATTTTGAAACTTAAGCTGCAACAAGACATTTTTTAtatggaagaagaaaatgaggtTGCTTGGGAAAAGTTGTTTGAGGCAGAAAATTCTGCTGAGGTCCTTTTGTGGACGTCAAAAGATTTCACGAGTCAACTCCAGATAGTAAAGTTTAATCTAAATGTTAGTGTCCAGAGAGAAGCAGGGTTGAGATCTCAGTGTCAGGAGTTAAGTAAACAGTTGACAATGAACAATGTTGCTCTACGGAAATCTGAGGGCATGAATGCAGAACTTGTGGCTAAGTTGACTTCAACTGAGAAACAAGTGAAGGAATCTGAATTGCAGCTCTTTAATTTGAAGGGTTCTGCAGAAAAACAAAGGGAATCACTCTCTAAAATTCATGAACTGGAAGAGCTTGTCTGTCATTTGAAAGAAAAGGTTTCCGAAGCAGAAAAAAGGGCTGATGGTGCAGAAGCTGAAAGCAAATTGCTAAGGCATACCAATATGGAACTTAAAAAAGATAGTAATAGTAGTACTTTGGAGACAGTAAATCTACTTGAAAGGCAATTGAGAGAGACTGATGTTCAGCTACAACATGCAGTTGCATCTGCTGAAGCAAGTCAGGAGAAGCAAAGCATGTTATATTCGACGATCAAGGATATGGAAGATTTGATAGAAGATCTCAAATCTAAAGTCTCAAAAGCTGAAAGTCGGACTGAGAGTGCTGAAGAAAAGTGTATAATATTGTCAGAAACCAACTCAGATCTAAATGACGAGATAAAGTTTCTAAGGAACAGAATGGAGTGCTTGGATGCATCACTACATCAAGCTGAGGAGACAAAGAGAGCAACTGCAAAGGATATTGGTATCCGTACTAAGTTGATAACAGATCTTATCATGAAGTTGGCTCTGGAAAGAGAACGGCTGCATAAGcag ATATCTTTGCTAACGAAGGagaaaaagtttcttttaaagcGTCTACAGCACATGAGCAAGGGTCATTCTATAAGTGCAAGGAAAGACATTGAAGATGGTAACAAAAGTTTTCCAGTTTCAAGGAATGACTTATCAAGTGGAACTTCTTTAAAGGAAACTAACAGTGACGCAACTGGACCCTCAAATACCAGTCATGAG CTTGACAATGCAAATAAAGACGAGCCCATGGGCACGGCTGGGGTCAGAGTAGCCAAAGAAACATCCGAGCTCGACTCTGTGAGGAATATAGATACAAGTCAACTTAAATCCAAGTATGTCCTGGTGGCAGTTTTTGTGTTGgtgattgcaactctaatagcTGCCCTTTTTCAGCATCACAGTGACTGTTTGTGA
- the LOC113753178 gene encoding WPP domain-interacting tail-anchored protein 1 isoform X2 yields the protein MDSEVLNTASVSEEVHAGELEVESNYIDSLEVMSSSGDIMRELENVGELLTKVELDLACFSEKLLNLDILVMHVGARESDFEAFVSEKESTIGDSAKKALEFDLLSGILESEVKDLDNFIVTLRVEIDNAREMTISSKHYGEAFEYMQEKLTDCVKSFDQSLEQVSEMRVQSNNFQRTLLTCSEGDKDIDSVGNGYSSDLNSKIKMQTAEQQRHILRMFEKSLARELDLEKKLTDLRQSEEILKLKLQQDIFYMEEENEVAWEKLFEAENSAEVLLWTSKDFTSQLQIVKFNLNVSVQREAGLRSQCQELSKQLTMNNVALRKSEGMNAELVAKLTSTEKQVKESELQLFNLKGSAEKQRESLSKIHELEELVCHLKEKVSEAEKRADGAEAESKLLRHTNMELKKDSNSSTLETVNLLERQLRETDVQLQHAVASAEASQEKQSMLYSTIKDMEDLIEDLKSKVSKAESRTESAEEKCIILSETNSDLNDEIKFLRNRMECLDASLHQAEETKRATAKDIGIRTKLITDLIMKLALERERLHKQISLLTKEKKFLLKRLQHMSKGHSISARKDIEDGNKSFPVSRNDLSSGTSLKETNSDATGPSNTSHELDNANKDEPMGTAGVRVAKETSELDSVRNIDTSQLKSKYVLVAVFVLVIATLIAALFQHHSDCL from the exons ATGGATTCGGAGGTCCTCAACACTGCATCTGTTTCTGAAGAAGTTCATGCTGGTGAATTGGAGGTGGAATCAAATTATATAGATTCTCTTGAAGTTATGTCCTCCAGTGGAGACATTATGCGAGAACTGGAGAACGTTGGGGAACTTTTGACAAAGGTTGAGTTGGATTTAGCATGTTTCTCTGAGAAACTCCTAAATTTGGATATACTTGTAATGCACGTGGGAGCAAGGGAAAGTGATTTTGAAGCTTTTGTTTCGGAGAAGGAGAGCACAATTGGTGATTCTGCCAAGAAGGCCCTTGAATTTGATCTTTTATCTGGAATTTTGGAGTCAGAGGTGAAAGACCTAGATAATTTTATAGTAACTCTCCGAGTGGAAATTGATAATGCTCGCGAAATGACTATTTCATCAAAGCATTATGGGGAAGCTTTCGAGTACATGCAAGAAAAGTTAACGGACTGTGTAAAATCTTTTGACCAGTCATTGGAGCAGGTTTCAGAAATGAGGGTGCAATCCAACAACTTCCAAAGGACATTGTTAACTTGTTCTGAAG GTGACAAGGACATCGACTCTGTCGGAAATGGTTATTCTTCAGATTTGAACTCAAAGATAAAGATGCAGACTGCTGAACAGCAGAGGCATATCTTGAGAATGTTTGAAAAGTCTTTGGCAAGGGAACTGGATCTTGAGAAGAAGCTAACTGACTTGAGACAAAGTGAGGAAATTTTGAAACTTAAGCTGCAACAAGACATTTTTTAtatggaagaagaaaatgaggtTGCTTGGGAAAAGTTGTTTGAGGCAGAAAATTCTGCTGAGGTCCTTTTGTGGACGTCAAAAGATTTCACGAGTCAACTCCAGATAGTAAAGTTTAATCTAAATGTTAGTGTCCAGAGAGAAGCAGGGTTGAGATCTCAGTGTCAGGAGTTAAGTAAACAGTTGACAATGAACAATGTTGCTCTACGGAAATCTGAGGGCATGAATGCAGAACTTGTGGCTAAGTTGACTTCAACTGAGAAACAAGTGAAGGAATCTGAATTGCAGCTCTTTAATTTGAAGGGTTCTGCAGAAAAACAAAGGGAATCACTCTCTAAAATTCATGAACTGGAAGAGCTTGTCTGTCATTTGAAAGAAAAGGTTTCCGAAGCAGAAAAAAGGGCTGATGGTGCAGAAGCTGAAAGCAAATTGCTAAGGCATACCAATATGGAACTTAAAAAAGATAGTAATAGTAGTACTTTGGAGACAGTAAATCTACTTGAAAGGCAATTGAGAGAGACTGATGTTCAGCTACAACATGCAGTTGCATCTGCTGAAGCAAGTCAGGAGAAGCAAAGCATGTTATATTCGACGATCAAGGATATGGAAGATTTGATAGAAGATCTCAAATCTAAAGTCTCAAAAGCTGAAAGTCGGACTGAGAGTGCTGAAGAAAAGTGTATAATATTGTCAGAAACCAACTCAGATCTAAATGACGAGATAAAGTTTCTAAGGAACAGAATGGAGTGCTTGGATGCATCACTACATCAAGCTGAGGAGACAAAGAGAGCAACTGCAAAGGATATTGGTATCCGTACTAAGTTGATAACAGATCTTATCATGAAGTTGGCTCTGGAAAGAGAACGGCTGCATAAGcag ATATCTTTGCTAACGAAGGagaaaaagtttcttttaaagcGTCTACAGCACATGAGCAAGGGTCATTCTATAAGTGCAAGGAAAGACATTGAAGATGGTAACAAAAGTTTTCCAGTTTCAAGGAATGACTTATCAAGTGGAACTTCTTTAAAGGAAACTAACAGTGACGCAACTGGACCCTCAAATACCAGTCATGAG CTTGACAATGCAAATAAAGACGAGCCCATGGGCACGGCTGGGGTCAGAGTAGCCAAAGAAACATCCGAGCTCGACTCTGTGAGGAATATAGATACAAGTCAACTTAAATCCAAGTATGTCCTGGTGGCAGTTTTTGTGTTGgtgattgcaactctaatagcTGCCCTTTTTCAGCATCACAGTGACTGTTTGTGA
- the LOC113751343 gene encoding amino acid transporter AVT6A: MTIGSIKPTKEKKSRKSKKSVVNEKSPLLPTNHEEDGGYDEFDGASFSGAVFNLSTTIIGAGIMSLPATMKVLGLILGIAVIIFMAFLTEASIELLLRFSRAAKSASYGGLMGDTFGKYGRILLQICILVNNVGVLIVYMIIIGDVLSGSTSAGIHHPGVLEGWFGAHWWNGRFFVLLVTALAIFAPLASLKRIDSLKFTSALSVGLAVVFLVITVGITVFKLISGTISMPRLLPDVYDLTSFFKLFTVVPVFVTAYICHYNVHSIDNELEDNTRIKAVVRTSLTLCSSVYAMTSLFGFLLFGQATLDDVLSNFDSNLGIPYGSLLNDAVRISYAAHLMLVFPIVFYPLRLNLDGLLFPSARPLTSDNLRFALISMSLIGLTFVGANFIPSIWDAFQFTGATAAVCIGFIFPAAVTLRDRHGIATKKDKILCIFMIVVAVFSNLVAIYSDAYSLFKKNASPRG; the protein is encoded by the exons ATGACGATTGGAAGCATTAAACCAACTAAAGAAAAGAAGtcaagaaagagcaaaaaatCTGTGGTGAATGAGAAATCCCCTCTGTTGCCCACGAACCATGAGGAAGATGGTGGCTATGATGAATTCGATGGGGCTTCTTTTAGTGGGGCTGTATTTAATTTGTCAACCACTATTATTGGTGCTGGAATCATGTCCTTGCCGGCTACCATGAAAGTCTTGGGTCTTATTCTTGGGATTGCGGTTATCATATTTATGGCGTTCTTGACAGAAGCTTCAATTGAGTTATTACTAAGGTTTAGTAGGGCCGCTAAATCAGCTTCTTATGGGGGCCTTATGGGGGATACTTTTGGAAAGTATGGTCGCATCTTGCTGCAAATATGTATTTTGGTTAATAATGTTGGCGTGCTCATTGTGTACATGATCATCATTG GTGATGTGCTTTCTGGTTCAACATCTGCTGGAATTCACCATCCTGGTGTCCTGGAAGGGTGGTTTGGAGCACACTGGTGGAATGGAAGATTTTTTGTTCTTCTGGTAACTGCCCTTGCCATATTTGCACCATTGGCAAGTTTGAAGCGTATAG ATTCATTGAAATTTACGTCTGCATTATCTGTTGGACTAGCTGTGGTTTTCCTTGTTATTACTGTGGGAATTACTGTTTTCAAATTGatcagtggaaccatttcgatGCCTAGACTGCTTCCTGATGTTTATGATCTGACATCATTCTTTAAGCTCTTTACCGTGGTTCCTGTTTTTGTTACGGCCTACATCTGCCACTACAATG TTCACTCGATAGACAACGAACTTGAGGACAACACCCGGATAAAAGCAGTTGTACGAACTTCTCTTACTCTCTGCTCATCTGTATATGCAATGACGAGCCTCTTTGGATTCCTACTATTTGGCCAAGCAACTCTCGATGATGTACTTTCCAACTTTGATTCCAATCTTGGAATCCCTTATGGTTCCCTGCTTAATGATGCTGTTCGCATTAGCTATGCTGCCCACTTAATGCTTGTCTTTCCTATTGTTTTCTATCCTTTACGGTTGAACTTGGATGGCCTCCTGTTTCCATCTGCGAGGCCATTAACTTCAGACAATCTTAGATTTGCACTAATCAGCATGAGTCTCATCGGTCTCACCTTTGTGGGTGCAAATTTCATACCCAGCATTTGGGATGCTTTCCAGTTCACCGGAGCGACTGCTGCTGTTTGCATTGGATTCATATTTCCTGCTGCTGTTACTCTCAG gGATAGACACGGAATAGCCACAAAGAAAGACAAGATCTTGTGTATATTCATGATTGTAGTTGCTGTATTCTCTAACCTGGTGGCCATATATAGCGATGCTTACTCATTGTTCAAGAAAAATGCATCACCCAGGGGGTGA